TTTGGAAGTCTTGCGGCCAGTATTCATGATGCAACCCTACAAGGCTACAATGTCAAAATCCCCATACCTGATACCTCTCATCTTTCCGGTCCTCGCAACAACAAGCAAGCATAGCTTTGTTCCTTGAAGAAGATGAACCGCATGAGGAGGATCGCGGGGATGGGCAAGAGCAAGAAGGCCCCGTCCGCGGTTCAGAAGGACAAGGACGAGAGCATAGTTTTCTTCCGGGAGCTGTACAAGCATGAGGAAGATACGGATGTGAACCTCCTGGAGCCGATCTACTCCGTGGAGTTCGACGCCATCCAAGGTGacatctatctctctctctcgtcctTGCACTTAacgttgtttttttttttttggaacaaacaagaaTCCCATACGTACGTTAACTTATACGTGCACCGAACCAATATTTCCATCTTCATGGGTCATGGCCATTTCACCTGGTCACCAGGAACGATTTTCCTTGAAAACCATATGCTACTTAGATTTCTGAGTAAAGCTCACTGCATCGTCTGTGTGCTAACTAGGTGGTCATATGTCCAAGCCTCCCTCGGGGAAGAGAGATCTCCTCATGCCGATCATCGAGAAGCACGACTATGACTGGTAGGttcatttttttttttttttgagacaactgGTAGTAGGTTCATTTGGCCCTAGCACTGCTAGAATTGGTTCTTACATTAGAGGGAGTACATGTGATTTCAGGCCCAAGACCCCTCCGGTTGCACCAATGTTTCCTTCCCTCAAGATGGAAGCCAGCTCCTCCGAAACGGTGGTTGCCCCTAAGGTGACACACATCCCGATCACGCAACCTGTCAAACCTTCAGCTTCAAGGGTATGCTAATCGCTAAACCTCCTTTGTTTTGCACATTTATTCATCATCCTATGCAAACTGGGTTTGGAGTTGAACGATTTTTCGAAATCTTGGCTAGGGCAGTTCATTGGCAAGACTGAGGCGACCAAAACATCAGCCAAGACTCCGGCAGGTTCTTCGTCAAGCAACTCTGCCAAGAGCCAGCCTTGCACGACCGACAGGAGACCAGCTTCAGCTTACGCTACTCTGCCCAACAGGCAGCAGAAACCAGATGCCAAAGCCAATACTGGCACAAGCAGCAACTCAGGCAAGGAACACTCGCACACGTACTACGCAAATGCAAGCcaggacagcagcagcagcagtgcaagtACAACCAACACGGTGGAGACGCCAGGAGAAGCCCCTTACACGGCGCCCAAGAATCTGCTCACGACTGGGTCTATTTTCGCACGGCGCAGGGCATCAGCAACGGCAGTGGCGACAGCTCCACCATTGGGCGTGGACACCAAAGTCGAGAGCGCGAAGGCGAGGAGGCCACCATCTTCTGCGGCAAGAGCTTCCAAGGAGCTGCAGGTAGATGCCAGGAAGAATGCTTTACCAGCCAAGGGCAAGGCTGTGGCCGGCACCGGCAGCGAGCCTGTTTGCAACAGCAGTGGCCGTGCCAGCACCAGCAAGACCGCACCAGCAAAGGGAATGCGAAGAACAGATGGCAAGAACGAGCGGAGACCAAAGTTTGCAGACCAGTGAAGAACAAACCTATCAGTTGACATGTAGTATATATGTTTGCAAAAGCGACGATTCGAACAACTATAAAAATTTGCTCCTCCCACTGAAGACTTCTTTCTGTTGATTTGTCGAGTCAAGTATGAATTTGTACTTTCAACTAGGAAATTCAGAGACCAAAAGACAGGTCCATGGACCAGCAGCAATGCAGTATACTGACGCATGTATCAGGGTATTACTATCCTTCCTCTTCATGGGATCACATCAAAATGGGTCATCATATAAGCGCCGTTCTGCCAACCCCTCCCGACAACAGGGCAACAGGGTACCACTAAGCATCAGACAGCACTGCGGGGCTGACCTGGGGCTTCCCTCGCCCCATGGCAAATCCTTTTGTGCCGTCCGGCATACGCGGACCAGGAGGCGGCTTGGACACCACCGGATGCTCAGCACTGTGATTTGATGGAGGAGTGCCGATTGGATGCCCGCCGTCCCGACTCTGGCCATGGTACTGGCCCCGGCCACGGCCTCTTCCCCCACGTCCTCGGCCCCTCCCTTGCCTCATTCCAGCTTTGTCATAGAAACCATCCTCACCCTATATAAGAAACACCCCATTAGACAATCCATTCTTAAAGTTTCTGATGCATCAGTATGCTGTAGTACATGATAGATACCTGAGCAGCATCTTCTGCTTCATACTCTTCAGGATCATCTTCATCCGCAGCCTCCTCATCTCCACCTTTTCTTCCTTGACCAATCCCATGTTTCTAGTGGCCAGTAACAAAATTAAATGTGAAAAAGAAAAGCATCTTCTACAATGAAGCATTTGATATAACAGTGATATTAAACAAGTCTTGTGGGAACAGTCTGTCCTTTAAACGTAATCTTCACTAAGCAGGCTTACACTCATCAGTCAAATATAATAGCTACACCAAGCATGATGCAAGTGGATAACCGATATTCCAGATGTTAATGACAAATAGATCTAGCCAGAATACTAAGACAGACGAGGAACACATAGGACAGTTTTGTGTGCATGCTCACAATCAATCCATGATTACTTCCAATTCTGCATAAAACATGAAATGACCAATAAAAAAAGACATTGAATTGGTCAGGATTCATTAAGGTACCAGGCAACCAAGCAGCGAACGAACTCTAGGCCCATCCCTCCAGTTTCTGCCGCCACTAAACTCGGCAACCTGTAAACAGAAAAGATTCTTCTTTTATATGCTAGACAAGTGCCAAAGGACGGACGGATAGCAGTCAAGATGACATACCGCCTTTTCAGCATCTTCAACAGTTCCATACTCCACAAAAGCATGCAGCTGCAAGCACAGCAAAATAGAAACAACATTGGCACAAACAGGTGTGAAAATATCTTACGAACAACAGATACATTGCTTTGGAAGAAGCTATGATATGACTCATCAACATTTAGTATTCATATAGAGGTAGATAGATCATTGTACCACCTACAGGACATAACCTTATTAGCAAAAAGCATCTCAATCCTTGATGATTTGCCGGCAGAAATATCGATCCCTTGTGGATAGCAAGTACGTATTGATTTCACACTGCAATATAGATAATATTAGTCTTCAACATTGCACCCATAGTTAATCATGGTAACAGACATCCATACCTCCCAACAGTTGAGAAAATCCTCATAAGATTCTGATAGCGATGATCCTCAGGTAATTTTTCAGCAACAATAATTCGAGACTGAGTACAGAAATAGGTAAGTTTCAGAAGCATGACATAGCAAATAGAAGATTCCACGGATTATATGCTAACCTGAACTTCTTCAGCATCCACATCAGAGAAGGGCACTCGTCGCCTAACCATCTTCCCGTCATCTGAAACTACCTATAAATGATAAAGAAAGTAAAGAACCACACAGACTATCATTTCTTGTGTTTGGATCAGGGGAAAATTGAACAAGAGTGCGGATGCATGATATCACAGGATAGCTCTTTCAGTAGGATGGTACAGGTTCCTAGACACTTTTTTTTGCTTTATCACTGCATGGATGAGCTGAGGCAGTCACCTCCCAGATCTAACTAGCACATATCTTGATTAAGCAGCAATATAAAGTATATGCAAGCAAATTACTTGCGCTGTCAATAGCGGAAAGAATATGCATATCCAAAAGAAAAGTGTAAACAGGTAAATATGACGATTTGGTTGAGATACTTACAAGCTCTGTTGATGTACGTAATGCACCAGGCAACAAGGATCTATCAATTAACTCTCGAATCTTCCTGAAGGATGCAACCACTGTCATCGGCACTGTTAAGACAAAAGAAAATAGTGAAAACAGTTTCGATTTTTTTTGTAAACTGCTCGCTGATATTGGAGAAGTATCAACTGTTATCCGGCAAAATAAAACCCAAATGGAAAAAAGCACACAAAGAATGGTATGCAGCTCCCCGTAATGAATTAATGATGCGTAGCATCAATAATGCAAGCACATTTCATATTTCAAAGTGTCAAAGCAACATTTTTTCCATTTTCGAATGTGTCAATAATCTGTAGCTTACATATAGTAGAAGATTACCTGCCAGAGGTAGTACCACAAACTGAGCACAACTTATTACTTAACTTATTAGTATAACAGAAAATACCCAAGAAGAAAATTATGGCTATATCAGCACTTTGTAAGATTTTTATCATCATATTTGTGCCTACTTCTATTGCTAAATTTTAATTGATTTTGGCCAGCAAACGTCAGATGAAAGAAACATACATGAGAGTAAACAGAATGATCAAGAGCTTTATTCAAATTTAACAGGTTAAACTCACCAAATCCATCTGGATCTTTAGTAATATACTTCATCAGATGGTCAGTTGTAGCTAGATTGACATCACTGAAGTAAAATTCCACCTGTCACGTTTCCAAAACCATTACAGTATCCAATGGATACACAGTTATAAAGATGCATATCAAGCAACTGATGAAAGTTTAATTATATTAATAAATAACTAAAAAGGAAGTAGTAAAAAGGTAAAGCTAGTACACAGAGTCAATTTCAACTATCTGAGAAAATGTATCGAATAAAAACAGAAAGGGTGCAGATTATAATAACGAAAAACAAAAGACCATTTTTTTCTGGTGTATTATATTATGATGATTATTTTATTTGCTCCCACATAAAAAGTAGGGAACACCACAAAATTGAAGGAGTTACATGCTTTCCCTATTCAACCATATTACCCTCAAAAGGTGAAACATACTGCCTATGACGCATGCAATACAGCGGTTGCAATACTACAGAAAGATAACATTGTATAAATTTGTCGTATTTTCTCTACGACTCTAACCAATCGGTAACTGATAAACTGAATGGAGGATCACATATCTGCCAAATATTGATGACTTGACATACACGCAAATCTTATTTATCTCTCTTATATCCATGCCGCTCCACTCCTGTCACTTAACCCTAACCCCAAAATACCACATAACAAGGCAATTCGTGCCATTTTTATCCAGAATATCTAGTATTCTCCCGGGAAAAAAAGTTGCAGATCTATGAGTTGCCGCTTACAAAAATACCATTGCTCAACAGATATCATCTTATATCTAACCCCACCCACCTCTCTCAGGTCCATCGTTTAGTACTTATTAATGCATACTACACCAGAGTACAATCTCACTACCACAAATCTGTAAAGCCAGATTGGTTATCCATGTTATAGTTCAGAAGCATAACACTGGGAGAACACATCAGATAAATGATGAGAGGATGCGCTTAACCGTATACAAATTTTCAAGAAAGCCATGCCCTGACGTCCCATGGTCATCTCTATTGCCAACATATTTGAACACCAAAAAACTAAATTTGCCAACGCATGGTACTATGGTCGATGTGTGATGAAGTTATGGAGCAGCAAGCGAATAATCAAATCAGAGGCCATCTCCACGTCTCAACAAAACCCCCATCTAAACCTCATTCTTTTTTTGGCCAAAGGGAACACTTTTTTTAGGTTTCGTAGCAACGCAGTGGATATCGCAGCAATCGACTGAAAAAAGAAAAGAGTCTACCTGCTTGACGACCCGGCGAGCGAGCTCCTCGGGCAGGACGAGCTGAGCGTTATCCACCACCGCCGCGGCATCCCCCT
The sequence above is drawn from the Triticum aestivum cultivar Chinese Spring chromosome 7A, IWGSC CS RefSeq v2.1, whole genome shotgun sequence genome and encodes:
- the LOC123152134 gene encoding uncharacterized protein, giving the protein MNRMRRIAGMGKSKKAPSAVQKDKDESIVFFRELYKHEEDTDVNLLEPIYSVEFDAIQGGHMSKPPSGKRDLLMPIIEKHDYDWPKTPPVAPMFPSLKMEASSSETVVAPKVTHIPITQPVKPSASRFIGKTEATKTSAKTPAGSSSSNSAKSQPCTTDRRPASAYATLPNRQQKPDAKANTGTSSNSGKEHSHTYYANASQDSSSSSASTTNTVETPGEAPYTAPKNLLTTGSIFARRRASATAVATAPPLGVDTKVESAKARRPPSSAARASKELQVDARKNALPAKGKAVAGTGSEPVCNSSGRASTSKTAPAKGMRRTDGKNERRPKFADQ
- the LOC123152133 gene encoding la-related protein 6B, with translation MAQDEVPESSSPSSAAAGRLNAAAPEFTPRSAAPHQAHPHRRGPHHHHHHHHQPHHQHQHQYRHQHHHQGEDEGDAAAVVDNAQLVLPEELARRVVKQVEFYFSDVNLATTDHLMKYITKDPDGFVPMTVVASFRKIRELIDRSLLPGALRTSTELVVSDDGKMVRRRVPFSDVDAEEVQSRIIVAEKLPEDHRYQNLMRIFSTVGSVKSIRTCYPQGIDISAGKSSRIEMLFANKLHAFVEYGTVEDAEKAVAEFSGGRNWRDGPRVRSLLGCLKHGIGQGRKGGDEEAADEDDPEEYEAEDAAQGEDGFYDKAGMRQGRGRGRGGRGRGRGQYHGQSRDGGHPIGTPPSNHSAEHPVVSKPPPGPRMPDGTKGFAMGRGKPQVSPAVLSDA